One genomic region from Rosa rugosa chromosome 1, drRosRugo1.1, whole genome shotgun sequence encodes:
- the LOC133725457 gene encoding threonine synthase 1, chloroplastic-like translates to MASSSLFQSPSFSLKPQKPISPPSTKPRFTTIKCSSSSAAKCRDNIRDDAHRHNTTHTHHFSAKYVPFNSSANDDTSSESYSLDEVVYRSQSGGLLDVQHDMAALKNYDGKYWRDLFDSRVGKTTWPYGSGVWSKKEWVLPEIDSDDIISAFEGNSNLFWAERYGKKVLGMNELWVKHCGISHTGSFKDLGMTVLVSQVNRLRKMNRPVVGVGCASTGDTSAALSAYCASAGIPSIVFLPANKISMAQLVQPIANGAFVLSIDTDFDGCMNLIREVTAELPIYLANSLNSLRLEGQKTAAIEILQQFDWQVPDWVIVPGGNLGNIYAFYKGFHMCKELGLVDKIPRLVCAQAANANPLYLHYKSGWDEEFKPVKANTTFASAIQIGDPVSIDRAVYALKKSDGIVEEATEEELMDAMAQADSTGMFICPHTGVALAALIKLRNKGVIGPTERTVVVSTAHGLKFTQAKIDYHSKEIPDLACRFANPPVQVRADFGSVMDVLKKYLSKSEAPKH, encoded by the coding sequence ATGGcgtcttcctctctcttccaatccccctccttctctctcaaaCCCCAGAAACCCATTTCCCCACCCTCCACCAAACCCCGTTTCACCACCATCAaatgctcctcctcctccgccgccaaATGCCGCGACAACATCCGCGACGACGCCCACCGCCACAACACCACCCACACCCACCACTTCTCCGCCAAGTACGTCCCCTTCAACTCCTCCGCCAACGACGACACGTCGTCCGAGTCCTACTCCCTCGACGAGGTCGTCTACCGCTCCCAGTCCGGCGGCCTCCTCGACGTCCAGCACGACATGGCCGCCCTCAAGAACTACGACGGCAAGTACTGGCGCGACCTCTTCGACTCCCGCGTCGGCAAAACCACCTGGCCCTACGGCTCCGGCGTCTGGTCCAAAAAGGAGTGGGTCCTCCCTGAGATCGACAGCGACGACATCATCTCCGCCTTCgagggcaactccaacctctTCTGGGCCGAGCGCTACGGCAAAAAAGTCCTCGGCATGAACGAGCTCTGGGTCAAGCACTGCGGCATCAGCCACACCGGCTCCTTCAAGGACCTAGGCATGACCGTCCTCGTCAGCCAGGTCAACCGCCTCCGCAAAATGAACCGCCCCGTCGTCGGCGTCGGATGCGCCTCCACCGGCGACACCTCCGCCGCCCTGTCCGCCTACTGCGCCTCCGCCGGGATCCCCTCCATTGTGTTTCTGCCGGCGAATAAGATCTCGATGGCCCAGCTGGTCCAGCCCATCGCAAACGGGGCCTTTGTGCTGAGCATCGACACCGATTTCGATGGCTGTATGAATCTGATTCGAGAAGTGACTGCAGAATTGCCGATTTATTTAGCTAATTCTCTCAACAGTTTGAGACTGGAGGGCCAGAAAACAGCAGCTATTGAGATTCTGCAGCAGTTTGATTGGCAGGTCCCGGATTGGGTTATAGTTCCGGGAGGCAATCTCggaaatatatatgcattctACAAAGGGTTTCATATGTGTAAGGAGTTGGGGCTGGTTGATAAGATTCCTAGACTTGTGTGTGCTCAAGCTGCAAATGCAAACCCTTTGTACTTGCATTACAAGTCGGGGTGGGATGAGGAGTTCAAGCCTGTGAAGGCAAACACTACGTTTGCGTCTGCAATTCAGATTGGGGATCCTGTTTCCATTGACAGGGCCGTGTATGCGCTGAAGAAGTCGGATGGGATTGTGGAGGAGGCGACCGAGGAGGAGTTGATGGATGCCATGGCGCAGGCGGATTCTACTGGCATGTTTATATGTCCTCACACTGGTGTGGCGCTGGCGGCGTTGATCAAGCTCCGGAATAAGGGGGTTATAGGCCCCACGGAGAGGACTGTGGTGGTGAGCACGGCTCATGGGTTGAAGTTTACGCAGGCGAAGATTGATTATCACTCT